The following is a genomic window from Gadus morhua chromosome 23, gadMor3.0, whole genome shotgun sequence.
CGTAGGGGGCGCCTGGCACTTACCCATACTAACATCTGTCCGTTACTTTGTTGGAGACGTTGTTGCTTTATGTTTTATGTCTGTTTCGTTGTTATAGTAACTAGAGCATAGGCGATACGCGGATGCTGTTGTTATCTTGGTAGTCATGGTGACCAGAGAGAGGTATAGTAGGTCTTCAAGGGGCGGAATACAGCTCTGATCGGAGGACAAGGACACATGTCAACACTCAGTATGGATTTGATACCAcatgataaaaacacacaatcacgcacacacacacaaaataccaaacacacacacaaaatccctcacacacacacaaacgcacacactcacacataatatacctcacaaacacacacgcacacacacacacgcacacaaaaacacacacgcacacaaaatccctcagacacacacacacacacgcacacacacgccgcacCATACGCAATACATGTTGCTAAATACTGTAATTTTCAATGggatacacttacacacattaagaggcatacacacacacacacacacacacacacacgcacacacacacacacacacacacacacacacacacacacacacacacacacacacacacacacacacacacacacacacacacacactcccacagcaCATCATTATTCTGGTCCAAAGAGGCAGGGAGCTGTTGCCTCCAACACACAATGTGTTTGATCATGGCACTGTACTATGATCccctcacactgtgtgtgtgtgtgtgtgtgtgtgtgtgtgtgtgtgtgtgtgtgtgtgtgtgtgtgtgtgtgtgtgtgtgtgtgtgtgtgtgtgtgtgtgtgtgtgtgtgtgtgtgtgtgtgtgagtgtgtgtgtgtgtgtgtgtgtgtgtgtgttagagtgtgacagagagaaagcTTCTTTATAAATAACTACGTTTTGTAGAAATGTGGTTGTATTTAAAGGCAACATTTGTATTTTGGGTGTGaaatgagagacagaaagagagagaaagagaggggggaaagagagagcgagagagcgtaATCAGTAGAGCGTTAACGAGGAAACATTAGGTTCTTTCCCCGTGGTGTTTTtagtgtgcgtgagcgtgtgtgtgtgtaagataaaGAGAGGTGAAGTGGAACAGTGAGTGAGTAGGGGAGAAACCAGTCTGAAACAGATGatagtatcacacacacacacacacacacacatacacactttgtTTCAATAATACTCAATCTACCAGGAACCAACCAATAGATCACACCCCTTATGTATGTGTCATCATGATTTTATTACAACAACATGAGACATGAGTCAGTCAAAGTCTGGGTGAATACAGACGTGAACAGACAGAAGTCAGCGTGTAAACAAACATCTTATCCTCTTTGTTATGAAGTGCCTACTACCACTCTGCACACAACCACCATTAACAAGGAGGTTATTGCTTGATAAACTCTGCGCTCTGTCCTGCTCTGGCAACTCTTAAAaagtaagttgctttggataagcAAATCTTCCAAAAGACTATAGTATatgtaaatgtacacacagaacGTCTGCTGAAgcaaatgtaaatgttgaaGATAAATCAGGCACATAACAAGCCGTGTTATTTAACAGATCAAATGACCTTAATAATAATCCTATCATACATATCACATATCAATAATCTACTTTTTAATTTGAATAGCACCTTTAAGAGCAACCTTTAAAAAGTGCTGTACAATACacaatgaataattattattgtatgataaaaatacaataacaagtgcatcctgtttttttttcattttctgctTTATGGGCTTTTGGAACAGTGAATAGAGTTCATTCTACTTTATCAAGTTTGAACTGccaaaacacagacatacacactcgcacaaacgcacagagcgagagagataaagagagagaaagagaggggaattcacataaaataacacacacagacaaacacacacacacacacacacacacacacacacacacacacacacacacaacaaacacacacacacacacacacacacacacagccactacTCTTTTTGTTGTAAGTCCCGTGTGGTTTCATGTGGGGGTCCCTGTGAGACCCCAAAGAGTGAGTGAGGGCCTGCAGGGGCAGGCTGTCAGTACACAGCAGGCCagcgtgtgtgttgtggaggAGGATGTGTGGATGGGATTTGTCGGGTTTGATTCCCTGACACACACTGGACCCAGTAATGCTGTGAAAGTAGGAAGTGAGAATGGCAGGAAGTGAGTAGCGGTACCACGTAAGGTCTTAAATCAACATGGAGGCCGGCAGCTCTCCATCTTGACTCTGTGGCCCTGTCTCCGgatctctcctttccttcccaGCGCTGGTATTCAACTGTGACAGCCTTCTTCCCTTTTTATAAACATATATTTTCACCTTGACGCTCAAGCGAGTTAAATTTAGCTCGAATAGCTACTACCTCAAGTATCCATGGAGCTATTCACTGAGTTTAATTAAATTTGCCATATTAAATAATGAatcttttgtttatttctatctatactctctttctttctcctctaCTTTTTATTCTACGTTTGCTTTCTCTTATTTTACAGACAACCTTGGTGATGATGAAGGACAaccgtgtatttgtgtgtgtgtgtgtgtgtgtgtgtgtgtgtgtgtgtgtgtgtgtgtgtgtgtgtgtgtaggtgtgtgtgtgtgtgtgtgtgtgtgtgtgtgtgtgtgtaggtgtgtaggtgtgtaggtgtgtgtgtgtgtgtgtgtgtgtgtgtgtgtgtgtgtgtgtgtgtgtgtgtgtgtgtgtgtgtgtgtaggtgtgtgtgtgtgtgtgtgtgtgtgtgtgtgtgtgtgtgtgtgtgtgtgtgtgtgtgtgtgtgtgtgtgtgtaggtgggtgtgtgtttgtgtgtgcatgtgtgtgtgtgtgtgtgtgtgtgtgtgtgtgtgtgtgtgtgcgtgcgtgcgtgcgtgcgtgcgtgtgtgcgtgtgtgggtgtgtgtgcttgtttttgtgtgcatacaGACCCACGTGTAGTAGATTACTTTGATGACGGCTGAAAGATGCTTTCAGGACTATAAATGAAGAATGTCAGGAGAACAGAAAGGAAGACAgaagtaaacacacaaacacacacacacacacacacacacacaaaacctgagtATTGTGAGACACATATTAACTATAAGCATCTTGATATATCATTCAATCATCATTCTAAGCATTTAATGGCTTCGCAAAACAAACCAAGCCAATCTTCAATCCCCTACTTCTACTCTCatgctcatctctctccctctcccttagagagagagagggacagcgtGCAAGAGAGAGAAGCAGTAGAACTAACAGCAGGACCTccccccctgacacacacacacacacacacacacacacacacagggaggagaaCATAGCAGAACATGTCAATTCCGTCTTGAGTGAGCACCCTGGGAATGGAACCCAGGTCTCTGGAGATCCCTGAAAAACCAACATCACTCATGTACCAACTGTGACTCCCAAGTGTGAGCCCTCCCAGATGTGTCAGGATGCTCTCCTGGATCTCCATTGGGTGTAGCATCGGCTTTGATTTCATGTGCAAAGACAACATGAACCCGCTGTATATCTTAAACTTGATTTTTGTCAACGTGCATGTCGCAGGTCCATTCTATTCTCACACTATTTCACAACTATGTGCTTCTTGTTGCAACGGATTGTGGCTTGATTCTGAGAATCCAGGTTTAACCACAGCCTGTATTCttagagtcacacacacacacacacacacacacacacacacacacacacacacacacacacacacacacacacacacacacacacacacacacacacacacacacacacacacacacacaccatgcacagacccccacaacacacaaagacatccaATCACACAAACTGATATTAAAAACATGTACATAAACACATGACTATAGGAACCGTTCTAGCCTTATGTTTGGACAGCTGAGATGCACAAGTATGTGTccgtgtctttgtgtttgtgggggtctgtgcctggtttgtgtgtttttttgtgtgcgtgtgtgtgtgtgtgtgtgtgtgtgtgtgtgtgtgtgtgtgtgtgtgtgtgtgtgtgtgtgtgtgtgtgtgtgtgtgtgtgtgtgtgtgcgtgcgtgtatgtgtgtgtgttagccatCTCTCTGAcatagagggatagagagatagagcagaaagagagaaagagaaagaaagcagCTCATCAAAGGTTAGCACAGGAAATTCAAACTGAGATAATCACCTTTGAAAATAGATTTCTAGGTAATACCGCACATACACACTGGTTAGGCAGACATGAGTAGATGTGTAAAAAGATGCAGATAGATTGGCAGGTTTTATCACTAGACTGACTGACGGGGGCCAGAGAACAAAAAGACGAGGAAGGTTTCCTCCGCAGTCAGAACAGCTACGTTTCACGTCGGTTGTTCAGTTTGCTGCTTGAAAGCGGATCTCAGAATCTCAGCAGTCCTATCATGTTAGAGCAGAACTGCTGTGGGGAGACGGAATAGTAAGTGGGGTCGGAAACCAGAACCTCTTAGGGGCGGAGCAACACAACGCTTCCTGTTTCGTTCCGGAGATATTCTACCAAAGGGAAATGCATTTGCACGAGCcgatgaagctttcagaagcTTTTAGATGTTTTTTACTACAGTAGCCAGTCTACACTGTGTTGAAGTGAAACCTCTACAGCCACATTCTCCAAATTTATGTTCGCAAATATTGTGATAACAGATCAGTGCCATCAGAAaaattatcaatcaaatcaaatatgaagtgaaagagagtgagacgTCCCATTCACCCAGATTTGAGCATGTCTGATTTGTGACACTAGTTTAAAGGGATGATATCATGATATCAATAAGTGTGTGAAACCGCTTGTTTGTGCTCAAACTTTACTTCCGTAACAGTGTGATGTCAGACTGCAGTTGGCGTGGCTGAAGTGCAGAAGCCCCGGCTCCCCAAAGAGTTTAAAACTTCTTGGGGGTGGGAATTTGCAGGCACACAGGCAAAGCGTTCAACCAATCGCAACAGAGTGGGCGTACTGaacaatcacagcagactgggctgCTCGGGAGGGGGGCTGTAAAGCGACATGCTACAAAACGTTTTAGAAAGatgctgaaattggttttgccGAAATGAACAGTGGGAGAATATTAGCGGAAGTAATAGGCGTATTTTTTACCATACAGGCATGTAACCTTTCTAGTAGTACCctcaaatgcaattattaaccctaaaaaagcatgatatgggatctttaaatcCAATCCCACAACTGCCCTATCTATTAAACATTTTATGATACGTCCTGTTGGCAAGGCACTGATTTACATGACGGTACATCATGTGGTATGTATTTCAATCCAAAGGGACgtacatttaaataataacacgaAAAAGAGGTCAAAACCCGGGTTCAGCCTTAGCACACAGAGTTCAACTTTGACGTGTATGCCAGTGTGGGATATGCCAGTGATGGTGTTCTACTAGAGAGTCACACTGACGTTAGAGACTATCCCTTTGTGCACACTACAGACTACAGACACGGTGGACTGTCCCGATACACTGTAGTGAATCTGATCCTAGAGAGGACCCCTGGTGTGATCCAGGTCATCCATTAGGTCTGGGAACATCACACAGTGCTCTCCTCACTAGCGGAGGGCTGTACGGTGAGAGGTAATTCTTCCCCCAGGGGATCTGCTCTTTGTTACAGACATTTTGGCTCTCTGGCATTGCACCGGTACCCGCACATTTACGGTGTTTCAGGAACTAACATGCCTTCTttctagatgtgtgtgtgtgtcttaaagaAGCGTCTGCAGGGTTTTGGCGGTTACCATGGAAACCCCCCCCgagcgacccccccccccctcggcgaAACACACCCTGGAGCGGCCATCCCCGGAGACATCGGTTTGGAGTCAGAAGTGTCGGATACGATACGGCAAGGAAAATATACATAAGGACCTTCCAACTGGTCTGGTCTGCAGGAGAGCCTTTAATGAGCCGATCGGCCCTCTGATTTAAATTCAAGAGAATGATGACAAAGAGTTTATTAAGATTGACTATCGGGCGGAAGGTGAATCATGCCTCCGGATTGGACAGAGTTGAAACGTCAAAGTAAGGCTTTATTTGATATGTCTGGGACAGGAGGATTCAGAAATAGTGGAGATGGAgggtagaaggaggaggaggaggaggaagaggaggaggaggaggaggaggaggaggaggaggaggaggaggaggaggaggaggaggagtaaaaGGGATGATAAATGATTTTCAGTTTTTCAGATTTTCCTCTCCCTTTAACCCTTTTACATCTAGaacatgtttttatgtttgtgtgtgtgtgtgtgtgtgtgtgtgtgtctgtgtctgtgtctgtgtctgtgtctgtctgtgtgtgtgtgtgtgtgtgtgtgtgtgtgtgtgtgtgtgtgtgtgtgtgtgtgtgtgtgtgtgtgtgtgtgtgtgtgtgatgaaagaACGGacaagagagacagtgagggggaCGAAGAAATATAAACCGATGGGCTGATAGAGATGGCAAACAAGATGATGATAAACAATACCTGTAATCGAGTcttaagaacacacacacacacacacacacacacacacacacacacacacacacacacacacacacacacacacacacacacacacacacacacacacacacacacacacacttctctgtAGTTTTAGGGAGTTTTTGCACTTTGCATGTCATTCAAACCAGAAGCGGAACACCCTCCCCACCCTATGACTAAATTCAAGTGAGCCACTCGATTCCCGAGTACTTTAATGAAACGTGACAAATCAGCACTATGCCAACATCAAGGGACGTCCCAGTGTCGGGCAGCAGAAGGCTGTTCTCCACCAGGTTTTTCCCAGTACGACCTTTGAGCTCTGCGGCAGTTGCAAATTTAAGAGGTGCTTAGTCTTTAGGTTTTACTATTTGagtgcaattatatgaatggaTGGAGGCCAAAATCGGACCGGTTCTAACCAGTCTGAATGATTCAGACTGTCAAACGAGGGAGCCAAAGACTACAGGCATGGCAGTAAAAAATCTATGTCTTTACATCACATCACCATCACCAGCTCTTTGGGCAAGATAGAGCAAGAACAATTTTTGCTTGACCAGCGAGCCTGAACTTAACGGCTAATAAGGCACCAGTTTTGTTTCAAACCTTTACCGGAAAGAAATCCCGCCATTATCTTTCTTGGgaaatgtgtgtgagtatgagtgtgtgagtgtgtgtgtgtgtgtgtgtgtgtgtgtgtgtgtgtgtgtgtgtgtgtgcgtgcgtgcgtgcgtgcgtgcgtgcgtgcgtgcgtgcgtgcgtgcgtgcgtgcatgcgtgcgtgtgtgtgtgtgagtgattaagAGGGTCCAGAGCTTTTAAAAACAGGAAGTGCAATCATCTATTATTGATAATCCCAGACGGAATGGccgagagagggatggaaagatatagagggaggatgagagagaagaaTGAAGAgggaaagggtggaggagtggctgcaggagagaaagggaggaagagaagaaggagagatagagtgaggagATTGGTAGCGGTGGGCAGGCCTGTATGCAAGACTTGTTTATGTAAAGAAAATAGTGAATTAGAGGGAGTAGGAAAACTAGAGACTTTTCTTCCCCCTCTTAGCCCTGATTGTGTGCTCTGTGTGAGGTACGTTACTGTGTTTACCAGCTTTCAGAGACTACGGCCATTAACAACGCAATTACGGCCTGCTCATTCTCTCAGCTGTgtccattaaacacacacacacacatgcacgcacagacaagAAAACCATGGGAGATGTAGTCAGAGGGATAGAGAAATGAAGAGGAAGGAGGGTGGGACAGACATGTGTCTGTGGTATTTGAAGTCTTATAGTGAGGAAATCTATGGAAAGGGAAAAAACATTCCCACGTGCCCCATTGCCCtgaggcacacatgcacgcagtcacgcacacgcacacgcacacacacacacacacacacacacacacacacacacacacacacacacacacacacacacacacactaagacacacacagacccaatgTCACGTTCATCTGTCAGAGCGCAATGTCACCTTCGGCTTTAAAAGACTGGTAGAGTCTGATAATAAGAAATATATGCAAGCCTTAACTTTTTCTCTCCTCacgaaacacacatacacattccaactctctctctcttcacacacacacacacacacacacacacacacacacacacacacacacacacacacacacacacacacacacacacacacacacacacacacacacacacacaggccgttATATTTAGTTCTCCTCTTCTGCAAGAACTAAAACTAAAACCACCTGACACcttttcagacagacagagtcagacacacagacagacaaacacacagacagatagacagacatgtAGACAATTACTTGGAAAGTTGGGAAGAGCTGGGATTAAATAAtatacacatttacatgtagaAGGAGAACAATAAAATCCATTGTGGGCAGAAGACACCGGTGTGTGATAGAAACTTGTGTgggaaaatacattttctttcagtgtgtgtgtttgtgtgtgtgtgtgtgtgtgtgtgtgtgtgtgtctgtgtgtgtgtgcgtgtgcgtgtgcgtgtgcgtgtgcgtgcgtgtgtgcgtgtgtgtgtgtgtgtgtgtgtgtgtgtgtgtgtgtgtgcgtgtctctgtctgtatgaAGGGGCAATAGAGTGATAatgacagagagcgagagagtgactgagtgagtgtaagagggagaggatgagtaAATGAGTGCGGTTGAGTTAGAAAATGAGTGGTACGTGTAAATGGGGGacagggagtgagtgtgtgagagagtgagttcaCGAGTCTCGGAATGCGTGTGCGTTCATCAGCGTACCCATCCTCCGTTGTCTTGGATCCAGTCCCGGAGCACGGGGCCGTCGAGGCTCTCCACCAACCAGGCAGCCACGTCATCAGCGCTCCAGCTGGCCCCCTCCAGGGCCCCGTCCACGCACAGGGTGGCTCCGAACTCCAGCATGGTCAGCACGCGGCCCCAGTTCACCCCGTTCCCGAACAGCTCGCCGCTGATGGCGCGCAGGCTTGCCCTCGCCGCGCCGGCCGAGAGGCGGAGCAGGTGAGCCGACACCTGGGACAGGTCCTGCTGATAGATGCGGCGGAGCTCCGAGCCCCGGTGCTGCAGCACCGCCTGCAGGCGGGGCCGGCTCCTCCGGCCCCAGGACGGGGCCCCGTACTGCGGCCGCCAGGCCACGGGGGAGTCTAGAAGGGGTGGAGGATTGTCAAGGTAAAAAGGACATTTAGAAGTGAAACTACGTGCGACACGAGTACGTCGTTCGCCATGACTATACTTTATAGTTAATTAAGGGCT
Proteins encoded in this region:
- the LOC115537362 gene encoding apoptosis regulator Bcl-2, whose amino-acid sequence is MTNTAEVYDSRDIVERFLHEKLEDKGITWEFHLPSQHSGRTLPSSPSSTTSAPSSSHAGSVNPRRRVSASSSGEEGGSPEDSPVAWRPQYGAPSWGRRSRPRLQAVLQHRGSELRRIYQQDLSQVSAHLLRLSAGAARASLRAISGELFGNGVNWGRVLTMLEFGATLCVDGALEGASWSADDVAAWLVESLDGPVLRDWIQDNGGWDAFVEQYDPARPPEGCWSVRKVVGLVVLGAAGITLGALFTQK